The Listeria welshimeri serovar 6b str. SLCC5334 genome has a window encoding:
- a CDS encoding BglG family transcription antiterminator: MYMDERSLTLLQEVLKNPSISNQRLGEKFHLTRRQVSYSFKKINEWLLDNNYSSIQKNNQGHFLVDPNVTLLLSKKDEADAEKEYLPTEKERVHLLLLMILTSETALSTSHFTSALQFSKATIMRDIKMLQQLLKKEDLEILYTRQNGYQVIGDEWQIRRKMMELIAEVHQMFHGDNYLRKFTSITKETIQQIYEKIERVEKKLELKFTDEKIFILPYVFASMLRRIEMGKGISSYFQINYNELSDTNEYQAVEILLEGVADLAEEERLYMALQLLTSNVSYQSVLTENQLPRLNRALDAMLTILEEKALIQFKNRVELVEKLSLHMKPAYYRIKYHLTMSFMIPDVIHEEFNALHFLVKESIWPLENFIGETIPDEEIYFITLFIGGHLIKTGEITQHKKPSAIVICPNGVSISKLIESQLAKLFPEFHFWQTMSIREFEKTAPNVDVVFSVTPVETTCKLYIMSHYMSFEEQQRLRQRVMNEVFHVVTESLDLEQLLARIEQHVEVTDRSNLKKELYGFFQEKDRNKVTDFQKEEIEYCLEDLMSSNMTRVVKSVPNWHTAIELTAAPLLEAGFIDQTYVNAMKSLYPEIAPYIVLKGNILLPHARPEDGVNKFGLSILKVEDGLIFNGKKIHLLVVLAPVDKKKHLTAMFQLLTIASNQQVIDKLKNATSGTAICQIFKENLTK; this comes from the coding sequence ATGTATATGGATGAGAGAAGTTTGACCTTACTGCAGGAGGTCTTGAAAAATCCAAGTATATCGAATCAGCGTCTGGGAGAAAAATTTCACTTAACCAGGCGGCAAGTAAGTTATAGCTTTAAGAAAATCAATGAATGGTTACTCGATAATAATTATTCGAGCATTCAAAAAAATAATCAAGGTCATTTTTTAGTGGATCCGAATGTGACTTTATTATTATCAAAAAAAGATGAAGCAGATGCAGAAAAGGAGTATTTACCAACTGAAAAAGAGCGTGTTCATTTATTACTTCTTATGATTTTAACTAGCGAAACCGCACTTTCAACCTCTCATTTCACTTCGGCGCTCCAGTTTAGTAAAGCGACCATTATGCGAGATATCAAAATGCTTCAACAACTACTTAAAAAAGAAGACTTAGAAATCTTGTATACAAGGCAAAATGGATACCAAGTAATTGGAGATGAATGGCAAATTCGTCGCAAAATGATGGAACTAATCGCGGAAGTCCATCAAATGTTTCACGGGGACAATTATTTAAGAAAATTCACTTCTATTACCAAAGAAACAATTCAACAAATTTATGAAAAAATTGAACGAGTTGAAAAGAAATTAGAGTTGAAATTCACCGATGAGAAGATTTTTATTTTACCTTATGTATTCGCTAGTATGCTAAGGCGCATAGAAATGGGTAAAGGGATTAGTTCTTATTTTCAGATTAATTATAATGAGTTATCTGACACCAATGAATATCAAGCAGTAGAAATTTTGTTGGAAGGTGTTGCTGATTTAGCGGAGGAAGAACGACTTTACATGGCTTTACAATTATTAACAAGTAACGTTTCTTACCAATCTGTTTTGACAGAAAATCAGTTGCCGCGATTGAATCGAGCACTGGATGCTATGTTGACGATTTTGGAGGAAAAGGCATTGATTCAATTTAAAAATCGGGTGGAATTGGTTGAAAAACTATCCCTTCATATGAAGCCCGCTTATTATCGAATCAAATACCATTTAACGATGAGTTTTATGATTCCAGATGTTATTCATGAAGAATTTAATGCGCTTCATTTTTTAGTAAAGGAGTCTATCTGGCCACTTGAAAACTTTATTGGGGAAACAATTCCAGATGAAGAAATTTATTTTATCACGTTATTTATTGGTGGTCATTTAATTAAAACTGGTGAAATAACGCAACATAAAAAGCCCAGTGCCATTGTTATTTGCCCAAATGGTGTTAGTATTTCTAAATTAATTGAAAGCCAATTAGCTAAATTGTTTCCTGAATTTCATTTTTGGCAGACGATGTCCATTCGAGAGTTTGAGAAAACAGCGCCAAATGTGGATGTAGTGTTTTCGGTGACCCCAGTTGAAACGACTTGTAAACTTTATATTATGAGCCATTATATGAGCTTTGAAGAACAGCAGCGATTACGTCAAAGAGTGATGAATGAAGTATTTCATGTGGTTACCGAGTCACTTGATTTAGAGCAACTATTGGCGCGGATTGAGCAACACGTCGAAGTAACAGATCGTTCCAACTTAAAAAAAGAACTATATGGCTTTTTTCAAGAAAAAGATCGTAACAAAGTAACTGATTTTCAAAAAGAAGAGATTGAATATTGTTTGGAAGATTTAATGAGTTCAAATATGACTCGTGTTGTAAAGAGCGTTCCAAATTGGCATACGGCAATCGAACTGACAGCTGCACCGCTTTTAGAAGCTGGTTTCATTGATCAAACTTATGTAAATGCAATGAAGTCTCTTTACCCTGAAATAGCCCCATATATCGTTCTAAAAGGCAATATTTTACTGCCACATGCAAGACCGGAAGACGGTGTAAATAAATTTGGCCTTTCCATTTTGAAAGTGGAAGATGGACTAATCTTTAATGGGAAAAAGATTCATCTGCTCGTTGTGCTGGCTCCGGTGGATAAAAAGAAGCATTTGACGGCGATGTTTCAACTACTTACAATTGCTTCCAATCAACAAGTGATAGACAAATTAAAAAACGCAACTAGCGGGACGGCGATTTGTCAGATATTTAAAGAGAATTTAACAAAATAA
- a CDS encoding PTS sugar transporter subunit IIA, with the protein MKMVHEELVFPGLTASNYEEVIKLVGSKMCAKGFVKDSYVDAVLEREKVFPTGLQIGDFGIAIPHTDSKHVENSMVGIATLKDAVIFQSMVDPSTEVAAKLVFLLAVKDPDGQMEMLKQLMSIFQNITLLEALWQESSPQKMAELLIDLKLTPIQN; encoded by the coding sequence ATGAAAATGGTGCATGAGGAGTTAGTATTTCCGGGGCTTACCGCTTCTAATTATGAAGAGGTTATTAAGTTAGTTGGAAGTAAGATGTGTGCGAAAGGATTTGTTAAAGACAGTTATGTGGATGCTGTTTTAGAGCGGGAAAAGGTATTTCCGACAGGCCTTCAAATAGGGGATTTTGGCATTGCGATTCCGCATACTGACTCTAAACATGTTGAAAACTCGATGGTAGGAATTGCTACATTGAAAGATGCTGTAATATTCCAGTCGATGGTGGATCCAAGTACAGAAGTAGCAGCAAAATTAGTTTTTTTACTCGCTGTAAAAGATCCTGATGGCCAAATGGAAATGCTAAAACAGTTGATGAGCATTTTCCAAAACATCACATTGCTTGAAGCTCTTTGGCAAGAAAGTAGCCCTCAAAAAATGGCGGAATTATTAATCGATTTGAAACTTACCCCAATCCAAAACTAA
- the rhaD gene encoding rhamnulose-1-phosphate aldolase: MYSIYEAPFMKEMCEMTQNLWRNGWAEKNGGNISQLLEASEIKHYLDTDRYLWTEPLGFDASPLAGNVFLVSGSGKYFKNVQKNPADNLCIIKVSSDGASYHLLWGLENGGRPTSELASHLKCHIVRLSQDPDHRVILHTHATAVSAMTFVHDLDEAKFTRTLWQMITECLVVFPDGVAVVPWMVAGTNELGEASAAKMNDSRIVVWAHHGIMGAGTTMDDAFGLVETVEKAAKIYMQIAHFPTGIKQAITDEELVALAERFNVVPKAGILKEAGGVK, encoded by the coding sequence ATGTATAGTATTTATGAAGCTCCATTTATGAAAGAAATGTGTGAGATGACGCAAAATTTATGGCGTAATGGCTGGGCAGAAAAAAATGGTGGAAATATTAGTCAACTTTTAGAAGCCTCTGAAATCAAACATTATTTAGATACAGATCGTTACTTGTGGACAGAACCACTCGGATTTGATGCGTCACCACTTGCTGGAAATGTCTTTTTAGTATCTGGTTCTGGAAAATATTTTAAGAATGTCCAAAAAAATCCTGCTGATAACCTTTGTATTATAAAAGTGAGCAGTGACGGTGCGTCTTATCATTTATTATGGGGACTGGAAAATGGTGGTAGACCAACAAGTGAATTAGCGTCCCATTTGAAATGCCACATTGTGAGGTTATCACAAGATCCAGATCATCGCGTAATTTTACATACGCATGCAACAGCAGTTTCAGCAATGACTTTTGTTCATGATTTAGATGAAGCTAAATTCACAAGAACTTTATGGCAAATGATTACAGAATGTTTAGTAGTCTTTCCGGATGGGGTAGCAGTTGTTCCTTGGATGGTTGCTGGAACAAATGAATTAGGTGAAGCAAGTGCTGCCAAAATGAATGATTCACGTATTGTAGTTTGGGCGCATCACGGGATTATGGGTGCTGGGACAACAATGGATGATGCTTTTGGGTTAGTAGAAACTGTCGAAAAAGCAGCCAAAATTTATATGCAAATTGCTCATTTCCCAACTGGAATTAAACAAGCGATTACAGATGAAGAACTTGTGGCACTAGCAGAGCGATTCAATGTAGTGCCAAAAGCAGGTATTTTGAAAGAAGCGGGGGGCGTAAAATGA
- a CDS encoding PTS sugar transporter subunit IIB, which yields MKKIKVISVCGSGTVTSSMIAGKVKDVLADNGFRATTVEVNPGGVEQELSSGNWDIIVHTSPLRGKYDIPTINAVGFLTGMDEEGFIEELLETANGLDL from the coding sequence ATGAAGAAAATCAAAGTTATTTCCGTATGTGGTTCAGGAACAGTGACTAGTTCGATGATTGCTGGGAAAGTAAAAGATGTTTTAGCAGATAATGGATTTCGCGCGACAACGGTTGAGGTTAACCCAGGCGGCGTAGAACAAGAACTTTCTTCCGGTAATTGGGACATTATTGTTCATACAAGTCCGTTACGTGGAAAGTATGATATTCCGACGATTAATGCAGTTGGATTTTTAACTGGTATGGATGAAGAAGGCTTTATTGAAGAACTTTTGGAAACAGCAAACGGCCTAGATTTGTAA
- a CDS encoding PTS galactitol transporter subunit IIC, protein MLDMLSGVMDAFGAAVVVPIVLIIIALFLKVEPKKAVQSGINAGIGLTGFNMLIGAYVPIVTPVIKRMIDTTGINLPVLDTGWQATSVVAYSTQVGMIFLALGLLLQVVLFLTKWTDIFMPADLWNNYSFMLWGSMLYIATGNMWLAIILMVLSNLYTLVFAEIVAKRWSTYYGYPNCTITAPHHICSAPLAIGMDWVLTKLGANKINLKPEQIQDKIGFLGEPTTLGLILGAILGFAGNFTRLDTLVGWGEIAAVAIATAAIMAIFPKIAGIFASAFTGITDASKKTAKKGSKQRVWYLAINDAAGYGESATLITGILLIPIMVIIAVVLPGNEVLPMVDLIAIPYMIEVIIAVSNGNIFKSLISGAVWCTGGLYMITQVAGIFTDVAKDVGVALPVGAVLICSFAVMTNHFMGGLFLIFMTQNPIFIGITIVAYFVLYVLVRKNKPRIHEYLERQALGEEYQVAETT, encoded by the coding sequence ATGCTAGATATGCTTTCTGGTGTAATGGATGCTTTTGGTGCAGCAGTTGTTGTACCTATCGTTTTGATTATTATCGCGCTTTTCCTTAAAGTAGAACCGAAAAAAGCAGTGCAATCAGGGATTAATGCTGGAATCGGCTTGACTGGATTTAACATGTTAATCGGCGCATATGTGCCAATCGTAACGCCGGTTATAAAACGGATGATTGATACGACAGGAATTAATTTACCAGTGTTAGATACGGGTTGGCAAGCGACCTCAGTTGTTGCGTATTCTACCCAAGTGGGAATGATTTTCCTAGCGCTTGGTTTACTTCTTCAAGTCGTACTATTTCTAACAAAATGGACAGATATATTTATGCCAGCAGACTTATGGAATAACTATTCGTTCATGCTTTGGGGTTCGATGCTCTATATTGCAACAGGGAATATGTGGTTGGCGATTATTTTAATGGTGTTATCCAATTTATATACGCTTGTTTTTGCCGAAATCGTTGCGAAAAGATGGTCGACCTATTATGGTTATCCAAATTGTACTATTACAGCACCGCATCACATTTGTTCGGCGCCACTGGCAATTGGGATGGACTGGGTGTTAACAAAACTGGGAGCAAATAAAATTAACTTAAAACCAGAACAAATTCAAGATAAAATTGGCTTTTTAGGAGAGCCGACAACACTTGGTTTAATTTTAGGAGCAATCTTAGGTTTTGCTGGGAACTTCACACGACTAGATACGTTAGTTGGTTGGGGCGAAATTGCTGCAGTAGCGATTGCAACAGCTGCGATCATGGCTATTTTCCCTAAAATTGCTGGGATTTTTGCTTCTGCTTTTACCGGAATTACCGATGCATCGAAAAAAACAGCGAAAAAAGGCAGCAAACAACGTGTTTGGTATTTAGCTATTAATGATGCTGCCGGTTACGGTGAGTCTGCAACATTAATTACAGGTATCTTGCTTATTCCGATTATGGTTATTATTGCGGTTGTTTTACCAGGAAATGAAGTGCTTCCAATGGTTGATTTAATCGCTATTCCATACATGATTGAAGTTATTATCGCCGTTTCCAATGGGAATATTTTCAAATCCCTTATTTCTGGTGCGGTTTGGTGTACAGGTGGACTTTATATGATTACGCAAGTAGCAGGGATTTTTACAGATGTGGCAAAAGATGTTGGCGTTGCTTTACCAGTGGGAGCTGTGTTGATTTGTAGTTTTGCAGTGATGACTAATCACTTTATGGGCGGCCTATTCCTTATCTTTATGACCCAAAATCCGATATTTATTGGAATTACAATCGTTGCTTATTTCGTGCTATACGTTCTAGTCAGAAAAAACAAACCACGGATTCACGAATACTTAGAACGCCAAGCACTAGGTGAAGAGTACCAAGTAGCAGAAACCACTTAA
- a CDS encoding 2-hydroxyacid dehydrogenase, protein MKIVVVGDALVASSDLEKAAQELNVNEEVQVEKFEWYSDLSKEAFQEKILAIEKGGSEAVEIPAGICEALVDADILLVHIAPVSKKMIASAKKLRLIGASRGGMENVAVEAATERKIPVIHVIRNAEPVADFTVALMYAETRNIARAHLSIKNGRWDKGFSNDAYKTTLAKHTVGLIGLGYIGKLVAKRLNGLGVKVIAYDPFIDPKKLVDEGLDIELKGLHEVFREADIISLHMRVTKETTNMINAELIGMMKPSAYLINTARAAVLDESALINALEAKQIAGAAIDVFWEEPIPSHSPLLTLDNITLTTHIAGDTIDAIPHSPYLLRDVINDYFEKGVSDMQVNLKS, encoded by the coding sequence ATGAAAATCGTTGTTGTAGGAGATGCTCTAGTGGCAAGCTCGGATTTAGAAAAAGCCGCTCAAGAGTTAAATGTAAACGAGGAAGTGCAAGTAGAAAAATTCGAATGGTATTCCGATTTGTCTAAAGAAGCTTTTCAAGAAAAAATTCTAGCAATTGAAAAAGGTGGCTCAGAAGCAGTTGAAATTCCAGCAGGTATATGCGAAGCGCTAGTAGACGCTGATATTTTGCTCGTCCACATTGCCCCCGTTTCCAAAAAAATGATTGCATCTGCTAAAAAATTACGCTTAATCGGTGCGTCAAGAGGTGGTATGGAAAATGTAGCAGTAGAAGCTGCAACTGAACGGAAAATACCAGTTATTCATGTCATTCGTAATGCGGAACCAGTGGCAGACTTCACGGTAGCCCTTATGTATGCTGAAACTCGAAATATCGCCAGAGCGCATTTATCTATTAAAAATGGTCGCTGGGATAAAGGATTCTCAAATGATGCGTATAAAACTACTTTAGCAAAACACACGGTCGGACTAATTGGCTTAGGCTATATAGGAAAGCTTGTTGCGAAACGTCTGAATGGTCTAGGAGTTAAAGTAATTGCATATGACCCATTTATTGATCCTAAAAAATTAGTGGATGAAGGGCTAGACATTGAATTAAAAGGACTTCATGAAGTGTTCCGAGAAGCTGATATTATTTCCCTTCATATGCGGGTCACGAAAGAAACAACGAATATGATTAATGCTGAATTAATCGGAATGATGAAACCGAGTGCCTATTTAATCAATACAGCTAGGGCAGCGGTATTAGATGAATCAGCGTTAATTAATGCTTTAGAAGCTAAACAAATTGCTGGTGCAGCTATCGACGTGTTTTGGGAAGAACCAATCCCTAGCCATAGCCCACTTTTAACATTAGATAATATTACATTAACCACACATATCGCTGGGGATACGATTGACGCTATTCCACATTCACCTTATCTTCTTAGAGATGTCATTAATGACTATTTTGAAAAAGGTGTTAGTGATATGCAAGTTAATCTAAAATCCTAA
- a CDS encoding immunoglobulin-like domain-containing protein, with translation MKKIIALITTVALLSMVVFNFIPGIVAKAANTSESSLTYKDVKSGFYFVGYENVQLEKGKTYKYKVSYDANVMTSATATITGQSARAGLFTPNSSGAELNSSLVTRTQNNVGDVANPGNKVFTHTFQFTAKENTKADIGVFLGPGSVLPSTPDDTPIWKNVSVTNETPVAPVDPAEAPVITATDKTMKQNEAFNPLNEVTATDKKDGDITKDIEVTKNTVDTTKSGVYDVDYSVTNSSKLTTTKSIKVTVTPVDQKANTAPVINAKDKTIKVGDLFNVLKDVTATDKEDGDLTAKIKVTKDTVNNKEKGVYQVTYTVTDSGNLSASLTIKVTVTEDGKPIVVNPNELTTPENPSGSNTPKSPSDKTTSDPKNEPTKLKKASKNTTKADLKENKIPKTGDSSMVWLILAGLGMTAFGVSIYRKKANR, from the coding sequence ATGAAAAAAATAATCGCGTTAATAACAACAGTTGCTCTTCTATCGATGGTTGTTTTTAATTTTATCCCAGGTATTGTTGCTAAAGCGGCAAATACTTCAGAAAGTAGTTTGACTTATAAAGATGTAAAAAGTGGTTTTTACTTTGTTGGCTATGAAAATGTACAACTTGAAAAAGGTAAAACATATAAATATAAAGTATCTTATGATGCCAATGTTATGACAAGTGCAACAGCGACTATTACGGGTCAAAGCGCCCGAGCAGGATTATTTACACCTAACTCATCAGGTGCGGAACTTAATAGTAGTTTAGTAACTCGTACACAAAATAATGTCGGGGATGTAGCGAATCCTGGAAACAAAGTATTTACACATACCTTCCAATTTACTGCAAAAGAAAATACAAAAGCAGATATAGGTGTATTTTTAGGGCCAGGCTCCGTTCTTCCAAGCACTCCTGACGATACCCCTATTTGGAAAAATGTTTCCGTAACCAACGAAACACCAGTTGCACCAGTTGATCCAGCAGAGGCACCAGTCATTACTGCGACTGATAAAACGATGAAACAAAATGAAGCTTTCAATCCGTTAAATGAAGTAACAGCAACAGACAAAAAAGATGGCGACATTACCAAAGACATTGAAGTAACAAAAAACACAGTAGATACAACAAAAAGTGGTGTATATGATGTGGATTATAGTGTCACAAATTCAAGCAAGCTTACAACAACAAAAAGTATTAAAGTAACTGTAACACCAGTAGATCAAAAAGCAAATACAGCACCGGTTATTAACGCAAAAGACAAAACAATCAAAGTTGGCGACCTGTTTAACGTATTAAAAGACGTAACAGCAACCGATAAAGAAGACGGGGACCTAACCGCGAAAATCAAAGTAACAAAAGATACAGTGAATAATAAAGAAAAAGGTGTTTATCAAGTCACTTATACAGTAACAGACTCAGGTAATTTATCTGCTTCTCTTACAATCAAAGTAACGGTAACAGAAGATGGAAAACCAATAGTTGTAAATCCAAATGAGCTGACAACACCGGAAAATCCATCTGGTTCTAACACACCAAAATCACCATCAGATAAAACTACAAGTGATCCTAAAAATGAACCTACAAAACTTAAAAAAGCATCAAAAAATACAACAAAAGCAGATTTAAAAGAAAATAAAATTCCAAAAACCGGTGACAGTTCCATGGTATGGCTTATTCTTGCAGGTTTAGGCATGACTGCATTCGGCGTAAGCATTTATCGTAAAAAAGCAAATAGATAA
- a CDS encoding GntR family transcriptional regulator, translated as MPKISKGDRLENVAFEYIKNKITTGEYPTGYRVVEAKLSQELNMSRTPIRRAIINLCHSGFLVHQYNRGAFVQNTEITITEFFSRMKLVELLMYESTEKLVLREDYIVVDDIIEIAEKVIQYEKNREYELMRDAFEDFICTFIGKLNNDYFNRVIQDLWNEVNDNATKEVKLIIVSASDRITDELKKMIAIFKSWNYEQLKDCFQHIMNAMILIAF; from the coding sequence ATGCCAAAAATTTCTAAAGGTGATCGTTTAGAAAATGTTGCTTTTGAGTACATCAAGAATAAAATCACAACTGGTGAGTATCCAACGGGGTATCGGGTGGTAGAAGCAAAACTATCACAAGAATTAAATATGAGCAGGACACCAATTAGGCGGGCAATTATCAATCTTTGTCATTCTGGTTTTTTAGTTCACCAATATAATAGGGGAGCTTTTGTCCAAAATACAGAAATAACGATCACGGAATTTTTTTCAAGAATGAAGTTAGTTGAACTTTTAATGTATGAAAGTACAGAAAAATTAGTCTTACGGGAAGATTATATTGTAGTGGATGACATTATTGAAATCGCAGAAAAAGTAATACAGTATGAAAAAAATCGAGAATATGAACTAATGCGCGATGCTTTTGAAGATTTTATATGCACATTTATTGGGAAATTAAATAATGATTATTTTAATAGAGTAATTCAAGATTTATGGAATGAAGTGAATGATAACGCAACAAAAGAAGTAAAATTAATCATCGTTTCCGCAAGTGATAGGATAACAGATGAATTAAAGAAAATGATTGCTATTTTCAAATCATGGAATTATGAGCAACTTAAAGATTGCTTTCAACACATTATGAATGCAATGATACTAATTGCTTTTTAA
- a CDS encoding efflux RND transporter periplasmic adaptor subunit → MKKISWVIIILIIIVASVGYYFIKENEKKTPQTISYKTVEAKKTDLQVHVSAEGHVKKTANEWPDYKDFVVQVMVDELEINQIKEKQTTDVNVQAVDNKIYKGTVAKINEKGVINGSVTSYIVTINLEKENSLKENMSVNADILVALEKNALIIPIEAVYTDKADKKYVFIVDENKQKKKIWIETGKHNTKSIQVVKGLRKGQQVIIP, encoded by the coding sequence TTGAAAAAAATAAGCTGGGTGATTATTATACTGATTATCATAGTTGCATCAGTAGGCTATTATTTTATAAAAGAAAATGAAAAAAAGACCCCTCAAACAATTTCCTATAAAACGGTAGAGGCTAAAAAAACAGATTTGCAAGTCCATGTTTCTGCGGAAGGTCATGTAAAAAAAACAGCAAATGAATGGCCAGATTATAAAGATTTCGTAGTACAAGTGATGGTTGACGAGCTAGAAATCAACCAAATAAAAGAAAAACAAACGACAGATGTGAATGTTCAAGCTGTAGATAATAAAATTTACAAAGGGACAGTCGCAAAAATAAATGAAAAAGGTGTAATAAATGGCTCCGTGACATCCTATATCGTCACAATTAATTTAGAAAAAGAAAATAGTTTAAAAGAAAATATGTCCGTTAACGCAGATATACTTGTTGCTTTAGAAAAAAACGCTTTAATCATCCCAATTGAAGCTGTTTATACAGATAAAGCAGACAAAAAATATGTATTTATTGTTGATGAAAATAAGCAAAAAAAGAAAATATGGATTGAAACAGGGAAACATAATACGAAATCTATTCAAGTAGTAAAAGGTCTTAGAAAGGGACAACAAGTGATTATTCCTTAG
- a CDS encoding ABC transporter ATP-binding protein, which yields MIQLFNISKTYQMGEDTIKALDNLSLQVTKGEFIAIIGPSGSGKSTLMNIIGILDRASSGEYYLNKMNLMRISDKKISKIRNKKIGFIFQQFNLMPRLTAFENVELPLIYRGTSKPTRKKIVLKSLERVGLLEKQKHLPAQLSGGQQQRVAIARAIAGNPEIILADEPTGALDSKTGEEVMRLLKEIHREGNTLIMITHDKTIAEQAERIIEIKDGKLREWNNL from the coding sequence ATGATACAGCTTTTTAATATTTCAAAAACGTATCAAATGGGAGAAGATACGATAAAAGCATTAGATAATTTATCTTTACAAGTTACAAAAGGTGAATTTATTGCGATTATTGGACCATCTGGTTCTGGAAAATCTACATTAATGAATATTATAGGAATATTAGATCGAGCTAGTTCAGGAGAATACTATCTTAACAAAATGAATTTAATGCGAATATCAGATAAAAAGATTTCTAAAATCAGAAATAAAAAAATAGGTTTTATTTTTCAACAATTCAATTTAATGCCGCGACTTACTGCTTTTGAAAATGTGGAATTACCACTCATTTATCGAGGAACAAGTAAGCCAACTCGAAAGAAAATTGTCTTAAAAAGTTTAGAACGTGTCGGTTTGTTGGAGAAACAAAAACATTTACCCGCACAGCTTTCAGGCGGACAGCAACAACGAGTTGCGATAGCTAGAGCGATTGCAGGAAATCCAGAAATTATTCTGGCAGATGAACCAACAGGCGCACTTGATTCTAAAACAGGTGAAGAAGTAATGCGTTTATTAAAGGAAATTCATAGAGAAGGAAATACGTTGATTATGATTACACATGACAAAACAATTGCTGAACAAGCGGAACGAATAATAGAAATAAAAGACGGAAAACTCCGTGAATGGAATAATCTATGA
- a CDS encoding ABC transporter permease, which produces MSLFQSVKLALKQLLSAKFRTFLTMLGIIIGVFSVILLVSIGEAISKNVSTQLGDMGSNLVSISFQSDNPNEKFTYKDATSLLKESEIGSPEVMRNMEVRTGDKTATKQVTGINEDYVSIKNLELISGRFCSSVDVQYAQKVTVIGSEIAKSYFKNQNPIGKYVQISGARYVVIGVLKEKGESLFGSADKKLFIPISSAVRLFKSDSIDLYYIQTQTTEQVSTTVEQTKEKMNQLFPNDKEAYTVVNQQQALDTFDNITKTLTLGLGAIAGISLLVGGIGIMNIMLVSVSERTREIGIRKAIGAGNRAILMQFLIESIVLSLLGGIIGILLGIFTAQLVTAVSNFEMRVSASTILIAVSFSMFIGVVFGVIPAQKASKKMPIDALRAD; this is translated from the coding sequence ATGAGCCTATTTCAAAGTGTGAAACTTGCATTAAAACAACTTCTTTCCGCTAAATTTAGAACTTTTTTGACCATGTTAGGAATTATTATTGGTGTTTTTTCTGTTATATTACTTGTGTCGATTGGTGAAGCTATTTCAAAAAATGTATCGACACAATTAGGCGACATGGGCAGTAATTTAGTTTCTATTAGTTTTCAATCCGACAATCCAAATGAAAAATTCACTTATAAAGATGCCACTAGTCTTCTGAAGGAAAGTGAGATTGGATCGCCAGAAGTCATGCGAAACATGGAAGTGAGAACTGGTGACAAAACAGCCACCAAACAAGTGACAGGAATCAATGAAGATTATGTTAGTATAAAAAATCTAGAACTTATATCAGGACGATTTTGCTCGTCGGTAGATGTTCAATATGCACAAAAAGTAACGGTGATTGGTTCTGAGATTGCAAAGAGCTATTTTAAAAACCAAAATCCTATAGGGAAATATGTACAAATTTCAGGAGCCAGGTATGTGGTTATTGGTGTTTTAAAAGAAAAAGGAGAGAGTTTATTTGGATCAGCAGATAAGAAATTATTTATTCCCATATCTTCTGCAGTAAGGCTGTTTAAGTCTGATTCCATTGATTTGTATTATATTCAAACGCAAACCACTGAACAAGTTTCAACTACAGTGGAACAAACAAAAGAGAAGATGAATCAACTTTTTCCAAATGATAAGGAGGCATACACAGTCGTAAACCAGCAACAGGCATTAGATACATTTGATAATATTACAAAAACGCTTACGCTTGGGTTAGGAGCAATAGCTGGAATTTCGCTCTTAGTTGGCGGAATTGGTATTATGAACATTATGCTTGTATCTGTTTCAGAGCGAACTCGAGAAATTGGCATTAGAAAAGCAATTGGGGCGGGTAATCGGGCTATTTTAATGCAGTTTCTAATTGAATCTATTGTACTTAGTTTATTAGGTGGAATTATTGGAATTTTATTAGGTATTTTTACAGCGCAACTAGTTACAGCAGTATCTAATTTTGAAATGCGAGTTTCTGCATCGACAATCCTTATTGCAGTTAGTTTTTCGATGTTTATTGGAGTAGTGTTTGGTGTAATTCCAGCGCAGAAAGCATCGAAAAAAATGCCGATAGATGCGTTGCGTGCAGATTAA